In the genome of Arachis stenosperma cultivar V10309 chromosome 2, arast.V10309.gnm1.PFL2, whole genome shotgun sequence, the window cgtcctgtacttatccgtagcggacaaggctgtctcatcagccctgataagagaagacgaggtcggacaacatccagtttatttcatcagtaaagttctacaaggACCCGAGCTAAgataccacaaactagagaagtttgcctactccttagtaatagcctcacgaaggctacggccttactttcaggctcacacaataagagtccgtacgaaccaacccatgaagcaaatcctccaaaagacggatgttgcagggagaatggttcaatgggcaatagagctctccgagttcgacttaagatatgaaactcggacggcgatcaaagctcaatgcctcgccgacttcgttgcagaatacgcaggggatcaggaggaaaaaccaactacatgggaactctatgtagatggatcctccaacaaaacaggaagcggtgcaggcataatattggtagatgaaagaggaacccagatagaggtttccctaaaatttgaattcccagcttcaaataatcaggcagagtatgaagccttgattgctggattgaagctggcagaagaagtcggagctacaaaggtgatgatatacagtgactcacaagtggtgacctcccaaatatgcggagagtatcaggcaaaggacccaaatatgaagaggtacttagAGAAAACTCTGGAGCACCTtgggcgctttgcagaaaccgaggttaaacacataactcgggatctaaacagcagagcggacgccctatccaagttagcaagtaccaagccaggaggaaacaacagaagcctgatccaagaaaccctccaggaaccctcagtggtaaaaatagaagacaaacaagaagtacttgaggtagtcggtttaaacctcggatggatgaaccccttggtcgaatacatgaaattcgacatcctccctaaagaggagaaagaggctaaaaagatctgaagggaagcacaacactacaccttggtgagaaatattctctacaaaagggggatatcaacaccactgttaaagtgtgtaccgacctcaagaaccgcTGAGGTATtagaggaagtacatagtggtaTCTGcagaaaccatctcggagcaaggtcactagccaggaaagtaatccgagctggattctactggccggccttgcagaaagatgccacagaatttgtgaaaaagtgtcaaccatgtcagatgcatgcaaatttccacgtggctccaccagaagagctcatcagtatcacttctccatggccctttgcaaaatggggaatggatttgttaggtctttttccccaagcgccaggacaagtcaaatacctgatcgtgggaatagattacttcacaaagtggatagaagcagaaccattggccaccatcaccgctcaaagaagtcggaagttcctctacaaaaacatcatcacaagatatgggatacctcattccatcactacagataatggaacccaattcaccgactctaccttcagaagcttagtagccagtatgagaatcaaacaccagttcacctcagtagagcacccgcaagccaatgggcaagccgaggcaaccaacaaagtcatactggcagtgctaaagaaaagattacaagaagcaaaaggagcttgggctgaagagctcccccatgtgctatgggcttacaggacaacaccccaatctgccactggagaaacacccttccgactagtctatggtgtagaggcaatgataccaatagaaatcaatgaacaaagcccaagggtaattctccatgacgagaTCGAAAACATACaagggcacaaagaggagctcgacttgctccccgaagtccaagaagatgcccagataagagaagcagcgttgaagcaaaggatgactacaaggtacaacaaaaaagtcattcgaagaacatttgctccGAATGACTTagtcttaatcagaaacgacattggagtcaacaaatcaggagaaggaaaacttgctgctaattggaagggaccatacaaagtcaataaagttttaggaaaaggttattataaagtaaccgacctgaacGACACTGAGttcccaaggtcgtggcatgcttgtaatctgaaaaggtactacagttaaaagcgaactctattccctgatgtactcttttcccaacttcatgatttttttcccaaaatcaaagggttttttctggagaagggtttttaacgaggcatcatagtagaggctaagggaaaataggctattaaaaacccttagtagcaagaaggtacctccccaatcaataaaagatcttttttcattcacaatatctcttataaactcctttctatttttctaagtctttctacgaaacgcgccaacttaagctcgacaaaacgtgaaaatcccatgaaccgatctagatggtcgtcaggataaaacgacgaggtacaagtcggtgtaaagaggttatatgagttgaTCGTAAAAACTCGGGAACAATCTGACTCATAAGTCGAAATGAAAACCCGAGTAGAAGAGCTCGGAAAAACTTCGACCCGTGAATCGGAGTGAagaaccgagtagaagaaaaacgcatcgcaaaaataacctaagtcataagaactcaCTAAAGCAAAGTTGAGTacaaggaataataaaaagagattgaaaaacCTCGGAAAAAGTTTAAAGGATGTCCTAAAGTCCTTAAACAAAAggctcagaaaaacagacaagCCAAAGGGAAAAGTTTTCAGAAAAAGATCAAGGGGACTTCGAAAAATCAAAAAAGCATACACACATAAGGTATcctaaacccttatccaaaaaaagggtatttattttgataatttaaaaacccttattaaaaagggtgtttttaatattttgtttacggccttggAAGGCCAAAAGAAATTGTTCAACAAACACCACCAActaagaaataaataaaagagtttaaaaatGAGGGACCCACAGTTCGGGCCCCCAAATAGCCCACAAATCACTTTTTAGGAAGAGGAGTAGACGGATCACCACCATCGGAGTCAGGAGGAGCGCCACCAGGACCACGAAGAGAGGCATCCataggagatgaagaggaaaTAGGAGGAACTGctgaagaactcggagcatcCTTTCCatgaggaggagactcaatGATCCTCTGCCCTCGAGTCTTCAACTCTGATTCAGAAACAATCACAGGGACAGGGGGATCAACTATGGCCCCGTCAATAAcaactttgtcaggatgtaaaggagaaagatccaagtcgggagcaataactctgacttgCTCCAGGAAGATCCaccaagactcctcggcgccatcagcaatagagtcctccaactcatcgtatgccttccgagaattcagcagatcattcttcacagacacaagatcatTGAATAAACTTTGATAGCTAGCCTGCGCTGTTTTCCTCAAATCCATCTCCATGTTACATTGGGCTTGCAAAACCTTCCCCCTCTCCCGGAGGgcatctctctcctccttcagcTTGGCGACCTCCTTCTTCAACTCCCCCTCATGCTCTTGGTATGAACGAAGCCTTCCTTCCAGCTCCTCGACCCTCGAGGTCATCCCTAAAGAGCTGAGAGGAGCcttctcaaaaatatccaagAGTTTGCCGCAGACCCCCGCCGCCTTGAGACTCTCCTCAATCATAGTGGTAAGGTGGCTCCGAACGGACATATCATCCATGCTTATACGAGCATGGAGATAGATATTCTTTCGGACGAACgcaagagcatccgccttaacctcaCCGTAAGAGCCAGACTCTAAGGTCTTGCGCTTCTTTGGCTCAGGGGAGGGTCGGACGACGGGGGGCGGCTGAGAGGgagctgaagaagaaatcacaatgggcttggaaagagtcccaacgttctgaggaggaggaggaggagagataaccCTGGCACCACCAGCCCTGGCGCGAGACTTGGCTTTGGCCTCCTggactctctggtaagattcCTGAGCATTCGTCTTCGCcatttctgaaaaagaaaacaatagcTAAGGAAGTAAACAAGTCGGAAAGATCAGTTAACAAGTCAGGAATCTAACAAACAAATGAAAGCTACCTAGCTGTGCTTGGATAAAGGTCGGAGACCCTTGGAGAAACTTTTTAGTGTCcaaatatggggccctcccccacacttctcggaggaaccccacaATAGCGGCCTCTACTTCATCCAGGTCATCCAGACCATATTTCTCACAAGGAGAGGCCTCCAACCAGTATAAAGGGAAGCGAGGAGAAGAATCATCGTCcaggaaaaaggggtggtgaccctctacagcttgcactttgaaaaaataatttttaaagtcgtggaaggattcgtcaaaaagggtaaagattctccgaccttgtatggctcggaaggaaacccattgttgtttattgtttagcccactgaagggcttggtcatatggaaaagatggaaaaagattttcagagaggtcgggaactccaaagcatggctaataaattgataaattttcaaaaaactccaagagttggggtgaagctgggtaGGGGCAACCCGACAGTGCTGCAAAACAGACatctcaaaatctgaaaaaGGTAGAAAAACGCCTAGACGGGTGATCATGcactcatacataaagaagaaatgaggggCCGTTTCGTTGGCCCTCCCATGGCAAACTCGGTCCTCTGAACTTGGGATAAGCAATTCATACTTAGGCTCGTCCTCATCCGAGGTACAATGCCGGTGGTGAGTACGAAGATGGGTAACAAACTCAACATCAACCAACGGCTCCTCCCCTAGGACAGTAACATCAACCCAATCTACGGAGGCCGTTTTCTTTTCCTAAAGAAGATGAGGAAACCTACAaagggaaaaataaaagaaaaaataaaaaacaaaggtCTCTAGAGGGGAGAAAAAGGAACCAAGCAAAAGTCTACAAACCTACTTATCTACAAAATAAAGGCATACGAAAAATacgaaagagaaaaagaaactaaCCTCTCTCTGAAAATGAAGGTTGGAAGAAGCAGAAGTCTCCGAAACACAAGAATGCAGCACGAACGAATGAAGAACGAACGAGGAAAGAATTAGAAAAATCGCAGAAAGAAGATaatgaaagagagggaaaagtatttataaatactctaggggcataatggtaaaaacgggGCAGTTATTAATGAGagtgcaccgttaccaaagccatTAATCCCTAGGTACACccctaacggacacgacgcttgaatagacgtaactgtcaaaaacaaaaagtcgcgaaaatcacgttGGTTTAAAAACCCACGCCTCCTCCAAGAAagtcggctacgaacccgagtAAAATACTCGAACCCAAGTCTTAAAgagatcttgggctcaagtaggggcactgttcatacctggcccaataataaaggcccaggtccaaacgAAAGGCCTAGTCCAAAGGATTGAGCCTTGCTGAGCACCGACCTTCGTACTAAGAAGTCGGTCCTGACTACGGTTTGCTCTAAAAAAGTCGGGACGAAGACTACTTGGCAGATTAACATcaattcaaatgagtaactgcccctaaaatctctctaaccacttccgggagccatatcttaacctccctaagataaagggacggttatcacCCTAAAAGGGTGGCACTACTTcagcggtggttattggttcaccccTATAAATATCCTGACatccctcaggtatctctaagcccaatacatTCAAAActtgctcacacccttgctaacttaggcatcggagtgtctttgcaggtaccaccccccattcactcacacaagtcggaaggaggttCCATCGTGCAAACCTGCTCGGAGACTACCATCCGCAGACGATTGGACCGGCCAAATACGGTCCAGtctattaatctccggttacccaccgtaacatatGTAATTTTTTCATAGGTGTCAAACTAGTGTATTTATTTGCTTCAATCTTTTGTTAGAATATTTAAAGTTATTTAGAGGTACCCACAAgaaggattttttattttaataaataaattaattataataattatcgaaataaatatttttttcttatctcgtttatagtaTAAACAAGATAAGAGAGGTAGACGCGACACATAAAAATGATGGTAGAAGAGATTAAAATAGATATGTTTGATAAATTAGTACTCAAAAAGAGTACATAAACAATTTTAGATTAAAATATGATCCAATTggatttatttaaatttgaaaaataaaaaattcgtaCGTGTTCAAGTTGCATGATAAAACGGTTATCTCCCACGTTATCTCCCATTCTTCCATTAACCTCTCCTAACAATTGGCAAACGGTTATTTTCATTCTCACATTCTTCTTCTGTTTTATTTATCGTCCATCACTCTCCCATTCTTTGTTAgattgatttaaatttgaaaaataaaaaattcctaCGTGTTCAAGTTGCATGATGAAACAGTTATCTCCCACGTTATCTTCCATTATCCCCTATCAACCTCTTCTAACAATCGGCAAACGTTATCTCCCATTCTCCCATTCTTTTTCTTATCGTCCATCACTCTTCCATTCTTTGTTgaattgatttaaatttgaaaaataaaaaattcgtaTGTGTTCAAGTTGCATGATGAAACGGTTGTCTCCCATGTTATTTCCTATTATCCCCATCAACCTTTCCTAACAATTGTCAAATGGTTATTTTTCACTCTCCCAttctttttctgttttatttatcgTCCATCACTCTCCCATTCtttgatattattaatatttttttattattttcaaaaaaaatattttttttacaaatacaCATATCTTGTTTACATGTAAACAGCGTCCACATCTTTTATACATACAAAATTATCtgtaaacaaaataagagaaaaatatttattttagtaattattttttaaaatatatatttcagtaattattataattaatttatttattaaaataaaaaatcctccCACAAGAAGCGAGAAAATTTTCGATCATTAAATGCTTTTTCTgaacctttttattttttgtttgtcaCTATTCATGTTAAAAAAATGAAGAGTGCTAAGGGGGTCAGCAACTTTTGTGATTTATAGCCATCAAGTAGCCATCAATgatgtttttaatggtgtgagatttcatccaatggtgTAGAattagtcaatttttttttgctaGTTACATGCTGGCTAGAATTTAATAAAGTTGTTGCCCTAGACTTTTCCTAAACCAGATACATGGATTTGTGTCCCACCAGCTATAAAAGGATGTGTAACTCTTGGTATTCTTCACAAACTTTTCGTATTATATTTCTCACAAATACAAGGCATTAATGGCCAGTAATAGTCCATACATAGTTGTGCTTGTGTATCTCAATTGCCGTATGAGAAACGGCAACAACGGGGTGACATTTGAGTGCGAGGATCCAATATTGTTTCGCACTCAGCGTGTGAATACGTTGTCGGATTtgaagagtttgatattgagcaaGCTCAGTGGTACAGAAGAAGGGTGGCGTATAGGTTGCTGGCCCCCATGGGTAACGAAGTCTTCCGGTTTCGACTATTCCGACTTCAAGGCGACAAGCATGTGCGAGTGATGTTCGACATCCATGGGAGGATCATAGTGGAGCAAGTGATGGAGCTATCTACAGAGGTGGGACACAGTGGTCCTTCCGTACACTCGGCCTATGTGCAGGACGACCGACCCCTCGCACCACCGCCTATTCATGTCATCGTTCTAATGGATGAGGCAGAGGATGGCGAGGAGGAGTCAGACGAGGATTACGTGGCAGACAGTGGTGATAGCGACTTGTCCGATAGTGGGGATGAGAATGAGTGTGTTCCGGAGACACCTGTTCCGACTGCAGCCCGGCACGTCCTGCCTCCACCTCTTCCAATACCGGCACTTTCGGCAGTTCTGTCTCACTATCACAGTCTGGATTTGGATGCCATGCATGAAAGGACTCTCTTTCTTGACACGGGTGAAGAGGATTACAACCTAGACGGCGGTGTAGAGTTTTAGGTTGGCCACAAGTTTAGAAGCCGAGAGGCATTGCTTCAGGGTGTGAAGAACTACAGTATTCGGAGGAGTACGGAGTACCGAGTGATCGAATCAAATCGGTTATAGTACCATGTGTAGTACTGTTAAGCTGATAATGGGTGTCAATGGAGCCTCCGTGTGGCCCTTCGACAGAACCTTGGATACTGGTAAGCTTAAGTTTACCTGTGCCTTTCATTACTTCTATACAATATACTAAGTAGGTATACGACATGGCTAAAGCAATCCTGTGTTGTTGTGTTCAGGGAGGTTCGGAGGGTGGGTGGAGTGCATAGTTGTCTAGCACCCACCATGTCTCAAGACCATCGTCAGCTAGACAGAAGTCTGATCTGTTGGGTCATCTTGCCATTGATTCAGTCCAACCCCTCTGTAAGCATTATGATTTTGCAAGGTGCGGTCCAAGCAAGCTATCACTTCAAATCATCCTATAGAAAGGTGTGGATGGCCATGCAGAAGGCAATTGCACAAATCTATGGGGATTGGGAAGAGTCGTACAACAAGGTTCCCAAGTTGCTTCAGGCACTACAGAGCTATTTTCCTAGTACCATTTGTGACCTACGCGTCAAACCATTCTACGATGGACACCTCCTGGTACGTGACTGCAGTATGTTCGACAAGGTATTTTGGTTTTTCCTGTCATGTGTCGAAGCCTTCAAGCATTGCAAGCCCCTTGTCTCTGTAGATGGTATGCATCTATATGGCAGGTATGGTGGCGTGATGCTTATTGCGGTGGCGCAAGATGGGAATAGAAATATCCTGCCTATTACTTTTGCCATTATGGAGTCCGAGAGCACCGAGTTATGGTCGTTCTTCCTAACTAATCTGAGATGCCATGTCACCCCACAAGACGGCCTGCTGGTTATCTCCGACAGATCTCAGGCTATCAAGGCCGCGCTTAGCTCTAATGACAGTGGTTGGCATCCCCCAAGAGCCTACCATGCTTACTGCATAAGAGACATGGCTACAAACTGCATGACTCGGTTCAAGTCAGCCGAGGGCAAGAGGTACGCCATTAACGCTGCTTATAGTCCAAGCAAGGTTGGTTATGAGTGGTACATGGATGCGTTGAGAGGAGTCTCGCCTACAATGGTTGATTGGGCTGGTCGTTTTAGGAAGGAGATTTGGCTACAACATTGCGACAGCGGGCGTCGGTTTGGTCACATGACGACAAATCTGTCAGAGTGCATTAATGCAGTGTTGAAGGGCACCCGATACTTGTCGATTTCTGCCATTTTGCGCATCACGTACGAGAGATTACAGAAGTGACAAAGGGCAGATAGGCGCAGTCACAGCTCGCTGCTCGATGCCGATTCTCACAGAGATTATTGGCCGCCATTGAgaagaacagagcatggatacCAAAAATGCATGTCACTCACTGCGACAGGCGGGCATCGGTGTTTGTTGTTGAGGAGCTTGAGCCCTTTGAGGGATGGGGGCGGGTCCTTCCGTGTTCGGCTATTGGAGGGCACGTGTGATTACGGCTTATTCCAATGCCTCCACTATCCGTGCCGTCACGCACTAAATGGGTGTGCCGCTGCTAGCATTGAGTGGGTCTCGTATGTGCATCCTGTGTACAAATAGGAAGCTGTTTTCAAGGTGTACGAGATGGAGTTTTCCCCTATTCCAGACGAGTCGATGTGGGCGAAGTGGCATGGGACGAGGTTGTGTCCTAACCCAGTAATGCATCGGAAGGCAACTGAAAGGCCCGTGTCCACCAGATTCCAAAATGACATGGACGAGACCGAGCTACATGAGAAGCGATGTGGCCTGTGTTGGC includes:
- the LOC130963245 gene encoding uncharacterized protein LOC130963245; the encoded protein is MSQDHRQLDRSLICWVILPLIQSNPSVSIMILQGAVQASYHFKSSYRKVWMAMQKAIAQIYGDWEESYNKVPKLLQALQSYFPSTICDLRVKPFYDGHLLVRDCSMFDKVFWFFLSCVEAFKHCKPLVSVDGMHLYGRYGGVMLIAVAQDGNRNILPITFAIMESESTELWSFFLTNLRCHVTPQDGLLVISDRSQAIKAALSSNDSGWHPPRAYHAYCIRDMATNCMTRFKSAEGKRYAINAAYSPSKVGYEWYMDALRGVSPTMVDWAGRFRKEIWLQHCDSGRRFGHMTTNLSECINAVLKGTRYLSISAILRITYERLQK